The following are from one region of the Planctomonas sp. JC2975 genome:
- a CDS encoding sugar ABC transporter permease, with the protein MVLVALFLAGPVIEAFYGSFTDMALTGAAAQNTTFVGLDNYIQLVQDPSFWQSVVLTIVFVVGSAIIGQNVLGLALAMLMRNGQRVVRGVVGTLVITAWILPEVVAAFASYAFFNSTGTFNEILGIVGIKGPDWLYTFPMLAVILANVWRGTAFSMMVYSAAISDVPEEVTESAEIDGAGGFKRLIYITLPMIRRSISTNLMLTTLQTLSVFGLIYVMTAGGPGTASSTLPVLAYQEAFKFSQLGLGTAIAVVMLIIGAVFSIIYIRALKPEVD; encoded by the coding sequence ATGGTGCTCGTCGCACTCTTCCTCGCCGGACCGGTGATCGAGGCGTTCTACGGATCCTTCACCGACATGGCGCTCACGGGCGCCGCCGCCCAGAACACCACGTTCGTCGGTCTCGACAACTACATTCAGCTGGTCCAGGACCCGAGCTTCTGGCAATCGGTCGTACTGACCATCGTGTTCGTCGTCGGCAGCGCGATCATCGGACAGAACGTGCTCGGACTGGCGCTGGCGATGCTCATGCGCAACGGCCAGCGGGTGGTGCGCGGCGTCGTCGGCACCCTGGTGATCACCGCCTGGATTCTGCCGGAGGTCGTCGCCGCGTTCGCCTCGTACGCGTTCTTCAACAGCACCGGAACCTTCAACGAGATCCTCGGGATCGTGGGCATCAAGGGTCCCGACTGGCTGTACACCTTCCCGATGCTCGCCGTGATCCTCGCGAACGTCTGGCGGGGAACGGCGTTCTCGATGATGGTGTACTCGGCCGCGATCAGCGATGTTCCCGAGGAGGTCACCGAGTCCGCCGAGATCGACGGTGCCGGGGGATTCAAGCGGCTGATCTACATCACGCTGCCGATGATCCGACGCAGCATCTCGACCAACCTCATGCTGACCACGCTGCAGACGCTGAGCGTGTTCGGTCTCATCTACGTGATGACGGCCGGCGGCCCTGGAACGGCCAGTTCCACACTGCCCGTGCTCGCGTACCAGGAGGCCTTCAAGTTCTCGCAGCTCGGGCTCGGCACCGCCATCGCGGTGGTCATGCTCATCATCGGCGCGGTGTTCTCGATCATCTACATCCGCGCACTCAAGCCGGAGGTCGACTGA
- a CDS encoding AAA family ATPase — translation MRIVVSGTHASGKSTLISDFALRHPDFAVLPDPFDLIDETWDGPGPAMFAAQLRVAADRLRSDEFEGNLIAERGPLDFLAYLLALEELTGSSASSDRLEQWTSVTREALSTVDLLVVLPLTTSDPIAVDPEEGLELRDAMNDMLLELIDDPDLIGGRPRVVEIVGGRSERLSMLEAAVAEATD, via the coding sequence ATGCGGATCGTCGTTTCTGGAACTCATGCGAGCGGAAAGAGCACCCTGATCTCCGACTTCGCGCTCCGCCATCCGGACTTCGCCGTGCTGCCTGACCCGTTCGATCTCATCGATGAGACCTGGGACGGCCCGGGTCCGGCGATGTTCGCGGCGCAGCTTCGCGTGGCGGCGGATCGGCTCCGTTCCGACGAGTTCGAGGGGAACCTCATCGCGGAGCGTGGCCCGCTCGACTTCCTCGCGTATCTCCTGGCTCTCGAGGAGTTGACGGGATCCTCCGCCTCGTCGGATCGGCTCGAGCAGTGGACGTCGGTCACCAGAGAGGCGCTCAGCACCGTCGACCTGCTCGTGGTACTTCCGCTGACGACCTCCGACCCGATCGCGGTCGATCCTGAAGAGGGTCTGGAACTGCGCGACGCCATGAACGACATGCTGCTCGAGCTGATCGACGACCCCGATCTGATCGGCGGCCGGCCGCGAGTAGTCGAGATCGTCGGCGGCCGGAGCGAGCGTCTGTCGATGCTGGAGGCAGCCGTGGCAGAGGCGACGGACTGA
- a CDS encoding acyltransferase, producing MADHNVRLRSLDGLRGVAAAIVLLHHLSMTIPSVSNGYDSPANLVPFSLAWWLVATPLKVFVAGPEFVLVFFVLSGFVLALPPLKLRSRPRPAAGATAASKGSQPREDPGAPNASSGYDWWGYYPRRILRLGIPVVASMALACVVITVFPHRSGAGDGSWLARQAHPDTSAHNLWTESLLIVDPSHPSVNPPLWSLTWEMWFSLLLPLVVLLALWSRRMPLASGALLTGISVYGYLAHIEAAQYLPAFALGSLLGANGDRIRAFVERSRDHRAATPVFVAILVSGPLLSICSWLLRPVVHGEGYDLTMAMRVPGALLLVAAVAFWPAAGRIFAARPFAALGAISFSLYLVHSPIVVLFGLDFTGSRWWIGAAFALLTSFALAIGMYLLVERPSRRLAGWAGKRGAAMAAALTRPMDVAADLDAERRLLVAERVLA from the coding sequence GTGGCCGACCACAACGTCAGGCTGCGGTCCCTGGACGGTCTCCGGGGTGTTGCGGCGGCGATCGTTCTGCTCCACCACCTGTCGATGACCATCCCGTCGGTGTCGAACGGATACGACAGTCCCGCAAACCTCGTGCCCTTCTCGCTCGCCTGGTGGCTGGTGGCGACGCCGTTGAAGGTGTTCGTCGCCGGTCCGGAGTTCGTGCTCGTGTTCTTCGTGCTCAGCGGGTTCGTTCTCGCACTTCCGCCCCTGAAGCTTCGTTCTCGGCCGCGGCCGGCGGCAGGGGCGACCGCAGCCTCGAAGGGTTCGCAACCGCGTGAGGATCCCGGGGCGCCGAACGCGAGCAGCGGCTACGACTGGTGGGGGTACTACCCGCGGCGCATCCTCCGACTCGGCATCCCCGTGGTCGCGTCCATGGCGCTCGCCTGCGTCGTGATCACCGTGTTCCCGCATCGGTCAGGGGCAGGCGACGGATCATGGCTGGCGAGGCAGGCACATCCCGACACCAGCGCCCACAACCTCTGGACGGAGTCGTTGCTGATCGTCGACCCCAGTCATCCGTCCGTCAATCCACCTCTCTGGTCGCTCACCTGGGAGATGTGGTTCTCGCTGCTGCTGCCGCTCGTCGTGCTGCTGGCGCTGTGGAGCCGCCGGATGCCGCTGGCCTCCGGTGCGCTCCTCACCGGCATCAGCGTCTACGGATATCTCGCCCACATCGAGGCGGCCCAGTATCTGCCGGCCTTCGCGCTCGGATCGCTGCTGGGAGCGAACGGCGACCGGATTCGTGCGTTCGTCGAGCGCAGCCGCGACCATCGGGCGGCCACGCCGGTGTTCGTCGCGATCCTCGTCTCGGGTCCGTTGCTGTCGATCTGCTCGTGGCTGCTTCGGCCCGTCGTCCATGGGGAGGGCTACGACCTGACGATGGCCATGCGCGTGCCGGGGGCGCTTCTGCTGGTCGCCGCCGTGGCGTTCTGGCCGGCCGCCGGCCGCATCTTCGCGGCGCGACCTTTCGCAGCTCTGGGCGCGATCAGCTTCAGCCTCTACCTGGTGCACTCGCCGATCGTCGTGCTCTTCGGCCTCGACTTCACCGGCTCCCGGTGGTGGATCGGCGCCGCATTCGCCCTGTTGACCAGCTTCGCGTTGGCGATCGGGATGTACCTGCTCGTCGAGCGCCCTTCACGGCGGCTCGCCGGCTGGGCCGGGAAGCGGGGGGCGGCGATGGCCGCTGCCCTCACGCGTCCGATGGACGTGGCGGCGGACCTGGATGCGGAGCGCAGGCTGCTGGTGGCGGAGCGGGTGCTGGCGTGA
- a CDS encoding FUSC family protein codes for MSTPPGAPSSSWVRELVRGRKAAIPWDLAAITAVAVAVPVGISLAVMQGDPAILGLGVLTSMGALIASISDRGGPAVDRVRRIVVTAVFAAIGLTAGSLALGNDVATVAVVVLAALVSGIAGVISANASQAALQFLVYAIVGSGIDFGLRPLWLAPLVLLCGAAWRLALTGIAILVDRRPRVPERAAVASVYSAVAAQLDAAGSAEADAARRDVTTALNQAFDLMVSARTTLAGRDPRWRSLVTLLNAATPVVEAVTAVVTEGERVPPTVPNALRAIARSIEDPSAPPPVLPPPDRTTPGRAALASSLRLVGSLLSGDDPVTTTVAIQRPDTIGLPRVSPRDRLRTALDHLTSGSETWFAVLRLVVCVAVAEAISVLLPLERPYWITLTVAVVMKPDFGSVFARAVQRGVGTVVGVLIGAAVVVFVPLGWPQVLALALLAGGMPVAIRRNYGLFSIFITPVIVILLELAHGDDTGLIVSRVTDTLIGSAIVILFGYLPWPSTWRSARHLGGRVAEVAADVGWYLGVALAPRGADDSAARKPDARDRSAARRATYRRLSDLRTLVQQTLAEPPPISTAAASWWPEIVALERVTDAITSTAIRAAQTRTVADPDAVAGLGAALADLSSAIREGRAPGMLALSEDPLLEPVSDEIGAARAVLAS; via the coding sequence ATGTCGACACCCCCGGGAGCGCCCTCCAGCTCCTGGGTCCGTGAACTCGTCAGGGGCCGGAAAGCGGCCATCCCGTGGGATCTCGCCGCCATCACCGCCGTCGCCGTGGCTGTTCCGGTCGGAATCTCCCTTGCGGTGATGCAGGGCGACCCGGCCATCCTCGGCCTCGGCGTGCTGACCTCGATGGGGGCGCTCATCGCGTCGATCTCGGACCGCGGCGGTCCTGCGGTCGATCGGGTTCGCCGCATCGTCGTCACGGCGGTCTTCGCCGCTATCGGTCTGACAGCGGGATCCCTGGCCCTCGGCAACGACGTCGCCACCGTTGCCGTCGTGGTGCTGGCGGCGCTGGTCTCCGGGATCGCCGGCGTGATCAGTGCCAATGCGTCCCAGGCGGCGCTGCAGTTCCTGGTCTACGCCATTGTCGGCAGCGGCATCGACTTCGGCCTGCGTCCGCTCTGGCTGGCGCCGCTCGTGCTGCTCTGCGGGGCGGCGTGGCGGCTGGCTCTGACCGGCATCGCCATCCTCGTGGATCGCCGCCCGCGGGTTCCGGAGCGGGCGGCTGTGGCATCCGTCTACTCGGCTGTGGCGGCGCAGCTCGACGCGGCAGGCTCCGCCGAGGCGGACGCGGCCCGTCGGGATGTGACGACGGCGCTCAACCAGGCTTTCGACCTCATGGTCTCCGCGCGCACCACCCTTGCCGGACGGGATCCGCGCTGGCGCTCGCTCGTGACGCTGTTGAACGCCGCGACGCCGGTCGTCGAGGCCGTGACGGCCGTCGTCACCGAGGGCGAGCGCGTGCCACCGACGGTTCCGAACGCACTGCGCGCCATCGCGCGTTCGATCGAGGACCCCTCCGCCCCGCCACCCGTCCTGCCGCCGCCCGACCGCACCACTCCTGGCAGGGCGGCGCTGGCGTCATCGCTGCGTCTCGTTGGCTCGCTGCTCTCCGGCGACGATCCCGTCACCACGACCGTCGCGATCCAGCGGCCGGATACCATCGGCCTGCCGCGCGTGAGTCCTCGCGATCGCCTGCGCACGGCTCTCGACCACCTCACGAGCGGCAGCGAGACCTGGTTCGCCGTGCTGCGACTGGTGGTGTGCGTCGCCGTCGCGGAGGCGATCAGCGTGCTTCTGCCGCTGGAGCGCCCCTACTGGATCACGCTCACCGTGGCCGTCGTCATGAAGCCGGACTTCGGATCCGTGTTCGCGCGCGCCGTGCAGCGCGGCGTCGGCACGGTGGTCGGCGTGCTGATCGGCGCGGCCGTCGTCGTGTTCGTCCCTCTCGGATGGCCGCAGGTGCTTGCGCTCGCCCTTCTCGCCGGTGGGATGCCCGTCGCGATCCGCCGCAACTACGGCCTCTTCTCCATCTTCATCACGCCGGTGATCGTCATCCTGCTGGAGCTCGCGCACGGAGACGACACGGGGCTCATCGTGAGCCGGGTCACTGACACGCTCATCGGCAGCGCGATCGTCATTCTCTTCGGCTATCTGCCGTGGCCGTCGACCTGGCGGTCGGCCAGACATCTCGGCGGCCGGGTCGCGGAGGTCGCGGCCGACGTCGGTTGGTACCTCGGCGTCGCGCTCGCGCCGCGCGGTGCCGACGACTCGGCGGCCCGGAAGCCGGATGCCCGGGACCGTTCCGCAGCCCGCCGCGCCACCTATCGTCGCCTGTCCGACCTGCGCACGCTCGTGCAGCAGACCTTGGCGGAACCCCCTCCGATCAGCACGGCAGCTGCGTCCTGGTGGCCGGAGATCGTCGCTCTGGAGCGGGTGACGGATGCCATCACCTCGACGGCCATCCGCGCAGCCCAGACCCGCACCGTTGCCGATCCGGATGCCGTCGCCGGACTCGGTGCTGCACTCGCAGACCTGTCGTCGGCGATCCGGGAGGGCAGGGCGCCCGGCATGCTCGCGCTCTCGGAGGACCCGCTGCTGGAGCCGGTGAGCGACGAGATCGGTGCGGCAAGGGCGGTGCTGGCGTCCTGA
- a CDS encoding glycoside hydrolase family 38 C-terminal domain-containing protein, translating into MHDDSRLVLERINRFLAERITPAVYRERIPLSLTAWEAPDEPVPFAEAVEHPFVPIAPGALWGKPWGTTWFRVTGTVPDAWHAASAEPEGDDEGAALAAELVVDLGFTNAQPGFQAEGLIYTPDGVVVKAVEPFNTAVPVDAFTSGSEVDIYLEAASNPDVGFPWDWQPTPLGDKATAGSAPLYVLRGIDLGLRDVTVWELERDIITLLGLHAQLPAASNRGAQILRALERMCDEMDPHDVAGSAATGREALAGVLAVEAAASAHHITAVGHAHIDSAWLWPTRETIRKCARTFSNVLALMDRDPDFVFACSSAQQYAWVKEFYPELFERIRVRVAEGRFVPVGGMWVESDTNMVGGEAMVRQFVAGQGFFQREFGIRATTGWLPDSFGYTGALPQLLAGAGIAQFLTQKISWNDTDRFPHHTFLWEGIDGTRMFTHFPPMDTYNSDLSQGELALSDRQYAEKGAANSSLALFGHGDGGGGPTREMIAAGRRARSLDGSPTVELGTPESFFARAKAEYEHPPVWSGELYLELHRGTYTSQARTKQGNRRSEHLLREAELWAATAAVRTGAEYPYDALAAAWSTVLLQQFHDILPGSSIAWVHREAERNYAVVAEHVGELVDEALTALAPSGASEAGILVNAAPVAVRGVSALGAGSPDPAPQTSVHRDGDTVVLENARARFVLDARGRVVSAVDVRSGRDAIAPGESAGLQLFRDTPTKWDAWDVDEFYRRHGHDLDGDVTLEADEARAAVRVSRRFGASGIDQEFALAPDTATLEITTSVDWHERQSMLKFAFPLDVRADRAASEVQFGHVHRPTHENTSWDAARFETSAHRWVHVGEPGFGVAVANDSMYGHDVSRRTRRGGGTLTLVRQSLLRAPLFPDPEADQGEHVVRSSLTVGAEIADAIAAGYALNLPLRTAAAPIEPLVSIEGDGVLVEAVKLAEDRSGDVIVRVYEALGRRTTATVHFGFSVASVVQTDLLEDELAAPDGFESATNGLALRPFQVVTLRVRRG; encoded by the coding sequence GTGCACGACGATTCGCGCCTCGTCCTCGAGCGCATCAACCGATTTCTCGCCGAGCGCATCACGCCGGCCGTCTACCGGGAGCGCATCCCGCTGAGCCTGACCGCATGGGAGGCGCCGGATGAGCCGGTCCCGTTCGCGGAGGCCGTCGAGCATCCGTTCGTGCCCATTGCGCCCGGCGCACTGTGGGGGAAGCCGTGGGGCACCACATGGTTCCGCGTGACGGGAACCGTTCCGGATGCCTGGCATGCGGCATCCGCTGAGCCGGAAGGTGACGACGAAGGGGCCGCGCTCGCGGCCGAGCTGGTCGTCGACCTCGGGTTCACCAATGCGCAGCCGGGCTTCCAGGCAGAGGGACTCATCTACACGCCTGACGGAGTGGTCGTGAAGGCGGTAGAGCCGTTCAACACGGCCGTTCCCGTCGATGCCTTCACGTCGGGTTCCGAAGTGGACATCTACCTCGAGGCCGCCTCGAACCCCGACGTCGGATTCCCCTGGGACTGGCAGCCGACGCCGTTGGGCGACAAGGCGACGGCGGGATCCGCTCCCCTTTATGTTCTGCGCGGAATCGACCTCGGACTCCGCGACGTCACCGTATGGGAGTTGGAGCGCGACATCATCACGCTCCTCGGGCTGCATGCCCAGCTGCCCGCGGCGTCCAACCGCGGTGCGCAGATCCTGCGCGCCCTGGAGCGGATGTGCGACGAGATGGATCCGCACGACGTCGCAGGAAGCGCCGCCACCGGCCGCGAGGCGCTCGCAGGCGTGCTCGCCGTCGAGGCCGCCGCCAGTGCGCACCACATCACGGCGGTCGGACACGCCCATATCGACTCGGCGTGGCTGTGGCCGACGCGGGAGACGATCCGCAAGTGCGCGCGCACCTTCTCGAACGTGCTGGCACTCATGGACCGGGATCCGGACTTCGTGTTCGCCTGCTCGTCCGCCCAGCAGTACGCGTGGGTGAAGGAGTTCTATCCGGAGCTGTTCGAACGCATCCGCGTGCGCGTCGCCGAGGGGAGGTTCGTGCCCGTCGGCGGCATGTGGGTGGAGTCCGACACCAACATGGTGGGCGGCGAGGCGATGGTGCGGCAGTTCGTGGCCGGTCAGGGATTCTTCCAGCGCGAGTTCGGCATCCGCGCCACCACCGGATGGCTGCCCGACTCCTTCGGATACACCGGAGCCCTGCCGCAGCTCCTGGCGGGTGCCGGCATCGCACAGTTCCTCACGCAGAAGATCTCGTGGAACGACACCGACCGGTTCCCGCACCACACCTTCCTGTGGGAGGGCATCGACGGCACGCGCATGTTCACGCACTTCCCGCCGATGGACACGTACAACTCCGACCTGTCGCAAGGCGAGCTGGCGCTGTCCGACCGGCAGTACGCCGAGAAGGGCGCGGCGAACTCGTCGCTGGCGCTCTTCGGTCACGGCGACGGCGGTGGCGGACCGACGCGCGAGATGATCGCGGCTGGACGCAGGGCGCGTTCGCTCGACGGGTCGCCGACCGTGGAACTCGGCACGCCGGAATCGTTCTTCGCGCGGGCGAAAGCCGAGTACGAGCATCCGCCTGTCTGGTCGGGGGAGCTGTACTTGGAGCTGCACCGCGGCACCTACACGTCGCAGGCGCGCACGAAGCAGGGCAACCGGCGAAGCGAGCACCTGCTGCGCGAGGCAGAGCTGTGGGCGGCGACGGCGGCCGTGCGCACGGGTGCCGAGTACCCGTACGACGCGCTCGCCGCGGCGTGGAGCACGGTGCTGCTGCAGCAGTTCCACGACATCCTGCCCGGGTCGTCGATCGCGTGGGTGCACCGCGAGGCGGAGCGCAACTACGCCGTCGTGGCAGAGCACGTCGGCGAACTGGTGGACGAGGCGCTGACGGCGCTCGCGCCCAGCGGGGCGTCCGAGGCGGGGATCCTCGTCAATGCCGCACCGGTCGCCGTTCGCGGCGTGTCCGCGCTGGGTGCAGGGTCGCCGGATCCTGCACCGCAGACATCCGTGCACCGCGACGGCGACACCGTGGTGCTGGAGAACGCTCGGGCCCGCTTCGTCCTCGACGCACGCGGACGCGTGGTCTCGGCTGTCGACGTGCGCAGCGGACGCGACGCGATCGCGCCGGGCGAGTCGGCCGGCTTGCAGCTCTTCCGCGACACCCCGACCAAGTGGGACGCGTGGGACGTCGACGAGTTCTACCGCAGGCACGGGCACGACCTCGATGGCGATGTGACGCTCGAGGCCGACGAGGCGCGTGCCGCGGTGCGGGTCTCACGTCGCTTCGGCGCGTCGGGCATCGACCAGGAGTTCGCGCTCGCGCCCGACACTGCAACGCTCGAAATCACCACCAGTGTCGACTGGCACGAGCGCCAGTCGATGCTGAAGTTCGCGTTCCCGCTCGACGTCCGGGCCGACCGTGCCGCGAGCGAAGTGCAGTTCGGACACGTGCACCGACCGACGCACGAGAACACGTCGTGGGACGCCGCCCGGTTCGAGACGTCCGCGCACCGCTGGGTGCACGTGGGGGAGCCGGGCTTTGGGGTGGCCGTCGCCAACGACTCCATGTACGGGCACGACGTCTCGCGGAGGACGCGTCGCGGTGGCGGCACCTTGACCCTCGTCCGGCAGTCGCTGCTCCGTGCGCCGCTCTTCCCGGATCCGGAAGCCGATCAGGGCGAGCACGTCGTGCGCTCCTCACTCACGGTCGGGGCGGAGATCGCGGATGCCATCGCTGCCGGCTATGCGCTGAACCTCCCGCTGCGCACGGCCGCTGCCCCCATCGAACCGCTCGTGTCGATCGAGGGCGACGGCGTGCTCGTCGAGGCCGTGAAGCTTGCTGAGGACCGCTCGGGCGACGTCATCGTCCGTGTGTACGAGGCGCTGGGGCGCCGCACGACGGCGACCGTGCACTTCGGCTTCTCCGTGGCATCCGTCGTCCAGACGGATCTGCTGGAGGACGAACTCGCCGCGCCGGACGGGTTCGAGTCAGCGACGAACGGGTTGGCGCTGCGTCCGTTCCAGGTGGTGACGCTGCGGGTGCGGAGGGGCTGA
- a CDS encoding carbohydrate ABC transporter permease translates to MSRTTAIALTAPSGRALRGVSNTVLVVIGICFALPLAWLLLASFDGSALLTVKWPAPFTFDNFAAVLTPGLAYVPLWNSTLISAGCAIITVVVAVLAAYPLSRYRLRINKPFMYGILFGTCLPITAMMVPVYNLFVSLNLLDSVWGTILFMSATSLPMAIWMMKNFMDSVPVTLEEAAWTDGASMMSTLTRVVVPLMRPGIAVVFIFVFVQAWGNFFIPFVLLLSPEKQPAAVSIYAFFGQYGAVAYGKLAAFSLVYSVPVLALYVFTSRALGGGSALAGAVKG, encoded by the coding sequence ATGTCGCGCACCACTGCGATCGCTTTGACCGCGCCGTCCGGCCGCGCGCTGCGCGGGGTCTCGAACACCGTGCTCGTCGTGATCGGCATCTGCTTCGCGCTGCCGCTCGCGTGGCTCCTGCTCGCGTCGTTCGACGGCTCGGCGCTCCTGACCGTGAAGTGGCCCGCGCCGTTCACCTTCGACAACTTCGCTGCCGTGCTCACGCCCGGCCTGGCGTACGTGCCGCTCTGGAACAGCACCCTGATCTCCGCGGGATGCGCCATCATCACGGTGGTCGTCGCGGTGCTCGCCGCCTACCCGCTGTCGCGCTACCGGCTGCGGATCAACAAGCCGTTCATGTACGGGATCCTCTTCGGAACGTGCCTTCCCATCACCGCCATGATGGTGCCGGTCTACAACCTGTTCGTCTCGCTCAATCTGCTCGATTCCGTGTGGGGGACCATCCTCTTCATGTCGGCGACGAGCCTGCCGATGGCCATCTGGATGATGAAGAACTTCATGGACTCCGTGCCCGTCACCCTCGAGGAAGCGGCCTGGACCGACGGGGCCTCCATGATGTCGACGCTGACCAGGGTCGTCGTCCCGCTGATGCGACCGGGCATCGCAGTGGTGTTCATCTTCGTGTTCGTGCAGGCGTGGGGGAACTTCTTCATCCCGTTCGTCCTCCTGCTCAGCCCGGAGAAGCAGCCTGCGGCCGTGAGCATCTACGCGTTCTTCGGGCAGTACGGGGCCGTCGCCTACGGCAAGCTCGCCGCCTTCTCCCTCGTCTACTCGGTTCCCGTGCTCGCGCTCTACGTCTTCACGTCTCGGGCGCTCGGTGGAGGGTCGGCGCTGGCGGGGGCCGTGAAGGGGTGA